One genomic region from Synchiropus splendidus isolate RoL2022-P1 unplaced genomic scaffold, RoL_Sspl_1.0 HiC_scaffold_61, whole genome shotgun sequence encodes:
- the socs1b gene encoding suppressor of cytokine signaling 1b isoform X1, with protein sequence MVKHNQDRNASPDPEGPNSAPTQSPEAGPLDQLLLRLEEELQCGTQQTDGESLPCHFRPFASREEYELVRLTHRQLQHSGFYWGATSMADAHHALAQAPVGTFLIRDSSQPDVFFTLSYQSEQAPTSVRVLIECLRFRLSGSAKSFPSMFALLAHYTSGSCKLTRPHRRERPERLKQLCRRALVKTHGAGALRTFAGLSAELRDYVGAYPHAI encoded by the exons ATGGTGAAACACAACCAGGACAGAAACGCAAGTCCAGACCCAGAAGGCCCCAATAGCGCCCCCACCCAGAGCCCGGAGGCCGGTCCGTTGGACCAGCTTCTGCTGAGGTtagaggaggagctgcagtgcGGGACCCAG CAGACGGACGGCGAGAGTTTGCCGTGCCACTTTCGGCCCTTCGCCAGTCGGGAGGAGTACGAGCTGGTGCGCCTGACGCACCGGCAGCTGCAGCACAGCGGCTTCTACTGGGGCGCCACCAGCATGGCGGACGCTCACCACGCTCTGGCTCAGGCACCTGTCGGGACCTTCCTCATCAG agacagcagccAGCCGGACGTCTTCTTCACGCTCAGCTACCAGAGCGAGCAGGCGCCCACCAGCGTGCGCGTCCTCATCGAGTGCCTGCGCTTCCGCCTGAGCGGCAGCGCCAAGAGCTTCCCGTCGATGTTCGCCCTGCTGGCGCACTACACCAGCGGCTCCTGCAAGCTCACCAGGCCGCACCGCCGCGAGCGGCCCGAGCGCCTCAAGCAGCTCTGCCGCCGCGCTCTGGTCAAGACGCACGGCGCCGGCGCGCTCAGGACGTTCGCAGGGCTCAGCGCGGAGCTGAGGGACTACGTCGGCGCGTACCCGCACGCCATTTAG
- the socs1b gene encoding suppressor of cytokine signaling 1b isoform X2 — MVKHNQDRNASPDPEGPNSAPTQSPEAGPLDQLLLRLEEELQCGTQTDGESLPCHFRPFASREEYELVRLTHRQLQHSGFYWGATSMADAHHALAQAPVGTFLIRDSSQPDVFFTLSYQSEQAPTSVRVLIECLRFRLSGSAKSFPSMFALLAHYTSGSCKLTRPHRRERPERLKQLCRRALVKTHGAGALRTFAGLSAELRDYVGAYPHAI; from the exons ATGGTGAAACACAACCAGGACAGAAACGCAAGTCCAGACCCAGAAGGCCCCAATAGCGCCCCCACCCAGAGCCCGGAGGCCGGTCCGTTGGACCAGCTTCTGCTGAGGTtagaggaggagctgcagtgcGGGACCCAG ACGGACGGCGAGAGTTTGCCGTGCCACTTTCGGCCCTTCGCCAGTCGGGAGGAGTACGAGCTGGTGCGCCTGACGCACCGGCAGCTGCAGCACAGCGGCTTCTACTGGGGCGCCACCAGCATGGCGGACGCTCACCACGCTCTGGCTCAGGCACCTGTCGGGACCTTCCTCATCAG agacagcagccAGCCGGACGTCTTCTTCACGCTCAGCTACCAGAGCGAGCAGGCGCCCACCAGCGTGCGCGTCCTCATCGAGTGCCTGCGCTTCCGCCTGAGCGGCAGCGCCAAGAGCTTCCCGTCGATGTTCGCCCTGCTGGCGCACTACACCAGCGGCTCCTGCAAGCTCACCAGGCCGCACCGCCGCGAGCGGCCCGAGCGCCTCAAGCAGCTCTGCCGCCGCGCTCTGGTCAAGACGCACGGCGCCGGCGCGCTCAGGACGTTCGCAGGGCTCAGCGCGGAGCTGAGGGACTACGTCGGCGCGTACCCGCACGCCATTTAG
- the LOC128752043 gene encoding ATP synthase membrane subunit K, mitochondrial-like isoform X2, which yields MPTSPVKTRIPLTSFGHLITEVKRQIFGVEAPPPAQLTGLRKHFNSYTLQGRRNCVLATYGILLAAAAAYYVHQQNKPSPS from the exons ATGCCGACGTCTCCGGTGAAAACGCGGATCCCACTGACCAGCTTCGGACACTTGATCACCGAAGTGAAG AGGCAGATCTTTGGCGTGGAGGCGCCGCCGCCCGCGCAGCTCACGGGACTGAGGAAGCACTTCAACAGCTACACTCTGCAGGGACGCCGAAAC TGCGTCCTGGCCACCTACGGGATCCTGctggcagcggcggcggcgtaTTACGTTCACCAACAGAATAAACCGTCGCCGTCCTGA
- the LOC128752043 gene encoding ATP synthase membrane subunit K, mitochondrial-like isoform X1: MKTSTLLPETFGDRRPVEPDARVQGLRAGTRQIFGVEAPPPAQLTGLRKHFNSYTLQGRRNCVLATYGILLAAAAAYYVHQQNKPSPS; encoded by the exons ATGAAGACCAGCACGTTGCTCCCGGAAACGTTTGGTGACCGTCGACCTGTAGAGCCTGACGCACGAGTCCAGGGGCTGCGCGCAGGGACG AGGCAGATCTTTGGCGTGGAGGCGCCGCCGCCCGCGCAGCTCACGGGACTGAGGAAGCACTTCAACAGCTACACTCTGCAGGGACGCCGAAAC TGCGTCCTGGCCACCTACGGGATCCTGctggcagcggcggcggcgtaTTACGTTCACCAACAGAATAAACCGTCGCCGTCCTGA